A genomic stretch from Papio anubis isolate 15944 chromosome 18, Panubis1.0, whole genome shotgun sequence includes:
- the CHP2 gene encoding calcineurin B homologous protein 2 isoform X1 — MGSRSSHAAVIPDADSIRRETGFSQASLLRLHHRFRALDRNKKGYLSRMDLQQIGALAVNPLGDRIIESFFPDGSQQVDFPGFVRVLAHFRPVEDEDTETQDPKKPEPLNSRRNKLHYAFQLYDLDRDGKISRHEMLQVLRLMVGVQVTEEQLENIADRTVQEADEDGDGAVSFVEFTKSLEKMDVEQKMSIRILK; from the exons ATGGGGTCGCGCAGCTCCCACGCCGCGGTCATTCCCGACGCGGACAGTATTCGGCGAGAGACCGGCT TCTCCCAAGCCAGCCTGCTCCGCCTGCACCACCGGTTCCGGGCACTGGACAGGAACAAGAAGGGCTACCTGAG CCGCATGGATCTCCAGCAGATAGGGGCGCTGGCCGTGAACCCCCTGGGAGACCGCATTATAGAAAGCTTCTTCCCCGATGG GAGCCAGCAAGTTGATTTCCCAGGCTTTGTCAGGGTCCTGGCTCATTTTCGCCCTGTAGAAGATGAGGACACAGAAACCCAAGACCCCAAGAAACCTGAACCTCTCAACAGCAGAAGGAACAAACTTCACT ATGCATTTCAGCTCTATGACCTGGATCGCGATGGGAAGATCTCCAGGCATGAGATGCTGCAG GTTCTCCGTCTGATGGTCGGGGTACAGGTGACAGAAGAGCAGCTGGAGAACATCGCTGACCGCACGGTGCAAGAGGCTGATGAAGATGGGGATGGGGCTGTGTCCTTTGTGGAGTTCACCAAG TCCTTAGAGAAGATGGACGTTGAGCAAAAAATGAGCATCAGGATCCTAAAGTGA
- the CHP2 gene encoding calcineurin B homologous protein 2 isoform X2: protein MQKRRLHLPHHKVSQASLLRLHHRFRALDRNKKGYLSRMDLQQIGALAVNPLGDRIIESFFPDGSQQVDFPGFVRVLAHFRPVEDEDTETQDPKKPEPLNSRRNKLHYAFQLYDLDRDGKISRHEMLQVLRLMVGVQVTEEQLENIADRTVQEADEDGDGAVSFVEFTKSLEKMDVEQKMSIRILK, encoded by the exons ATGCAAAAAAGGAGACTTCACCTCCCCCACCACAAGG TCTCCCAAGCCAGCCTGCTCCGCCTGCACCACCGGTTCCGGGCACTGGACAGGAACAAGAAGGGCTACCTGAG CCGCATGGATCTCCAGCAGATAGGGGCGCTGGCCGTGAACCCCCTGGGAGACCGCATTATAGAAAGCTTCTTCCCCGATGG GAGCCAGCAAGTTGATTTCCCAGGCTTTGTCAGGGTCCTGGCTCATTTTCGCCCTGTAGAAGATGAGGACACAGAAACCCAAGACCCCAAGAAACCTGAACCTCTCAACAGCAGAAGGAACAAACTTCACT ATGCATTTCAGCTCTATGACCTGGATCGCGATGGGAAGATCTCCAGGCATGAGATGCTGCAG GTTCTCCGTCTGATGGTCGGGGTACAGGTGACAGAAGAGCAGCTGGAGAACATCGCTGACCGCACGGTGCAAGAGGCTGATGAAGATGGGGATGGGGCTGTGTCCTTTGTGGAGTTCACCAAG TCCTTAGAGAAGATGGACGTTGAGCAAAAAATGAGCATCAGGATCCTAAAGTGA